A single window of Alosa alosa isolate M-15738 ecotype Scorff River chromosome 11, AALO_Geno_1.1, whole genome shotgun sequence DNA harbors:
- the cnot1 gene encoding CCR4-NOT transcription complex subunit 1 isoform X1 has translation MNLDSLSLALSQISYLVDNLTKKNYRASQQEIQHIVNRHGPEADRHLLRCLFSHVDFSGDGKSSGKDFHQTQFLIQECVCLITKPNFISTLCYAIDNPLHYQKSLKPSSHLFTQLSKVLKLTKVQEVIFGLALLNSSSSDLRGFAAQFVKQKLPDLLRSYVDADLGGNQEGGFQDIAIEVLHLLLSHLLFGQKGFSGVGQEQIDVFLKTLCRDFPQERCPVVLAPLLYPEKRDILMDRILPDSGELTKTMMESSLAEFMQEVGYGFCASVDECRNIILQYGVREVTASQVARVLGMMARTHSGLSDGIPLQSISTPGSGIWSDGKDKSDGSQAHTWNVEVLIDVVKEVNPNLNFKEVTYELDHPGFMIRDSKGLQIVVYGIQRGLGMEVFPVDLIYRPWKHAEGQLSFIQHSLMNPDVFCFADYPCHTVAIDILKAPPEDDNREIATWKSLDLVESLLRLSEVGQYDQVKQLFSFPIKHCPDMLVLALLQISTSWHTLRHELISTLMPIFLGNHPNSAIILHYAWHGQGQSPSIRQLIMHSMAEWYMRGEQYDQAKLSRILDVAQDLKSLSMLLNGTPFAFVIDLAALASRREYLKLDKWLTDKIREHGEPFIQACVTFLKRRCPSIMGGLAPDKDQPKSAQLPPETLATMLACLQSCAGSVSQELSETILTMVANCSNVMNKARQPPPGVMPKGRAPSTSSLDAISPVQNIEISMTGLNLGPSATSHTPSMPGFPTPLGGSAFSNPQSPAKGFPSLNPNPSATFGIGGLSTQQLPAPLGIGSTLGMPAVNSDPFGTRKSTPGLNPPTFQQTDLSQVWPEANQHFSKEIDDEANSYFQRIYNHPPHPTMSVDEVLEMLQRFKDSSIKREREVFNCMLRNLFEEYRFFPQYPDKELHITACLFGGIIEKGLVTYMALGLALRYVLEALRKPFGSKMYYFGIAALDRFKNRLKDYPQYCQHLASIAHFLQFPHHLQECVQYIEYGQQSRDPPVKMQGTITTPGSVALAQAQSQAPKAPQAGQASTLVTTATTTTTAAKTTTITRPTAVNFKKDVPPSINTTNIDTLLVATDQTERIVEPPENVQEKIAFIFNNLSQSNMSQKVEELKETVKEEFMPWVSQYLVMKRVSIEPNFHSLYSNFLDTLKNPEFVKMVLNETYRNIKVLLTSDKAAANFSDRSLLKNLGHWLGMITLAKNKPILYQDLELKSLLLEAYVKGQQELLYVVPFVAKVLESSLRSVVFRPLNPWTMAIMNVLAELHQEHDLKLNLKFEIEVLCKNLSLDINDLKPGNLLKDKDTLKNLEEQLSAPKKETKPPEEMLPVGGTTESLLFAAAPSAPATTTACTATGPPTPQFSYHDINVYALAGLAPHINININIPLLQAHPQLKQCVRQSIERAVQELVHPVVDRSIKIAMTTCEQIVRKDFALDSEESRMRVAAHHMMRNLTAGMAMITCREPLLMSIATNLKNSFAAALRAPTPQQREMMEEAAARIAQDNCELACCFIQKTAVEKAGPEMDKRLATEFELRKHARQEGRRYCDPVVLTYQAERMPEQIRLKVGGVDPKQLAVYEEFARNVPGFLPSNDLSQPTGFLAQPMKRPQAENQPCNIEATVPEREQQAWATDDVAQIYDKCIADLEQHLHAIPPALAMNPQTQALRSLLEAVVLARNSRDGIAALGLLQKAVEGLLDATSGADPDLLLRYRECHLLVLKALQDGRAYGPQWCNKQITRCLIECRDEYKYNVEAVELLIRNHLVNMQQYDLHLAQSMENGLHYMAVAFAMQLVKLLLVDERSVSHITEADLFHTIETLMRTSAHSRANAPEGLPQLMDVVRSNYEAMIDRAHGGPNFMMHSGISQASEYDDPPGLREKAEYLLREWVNLYHSAAAGRDSTKAFSAFVGQMHQQGILKTDDLITRFFRLCTEMCVEISYRAQAEQQHNPAASAAIIRAKCYHNLDAFVRLIALLVKHSGEATNTVTKINLLNKVLGIVVGVLIQDHDVRQTEFQQLPYHRIFIMLLLELNAPEHVLETINFQTLTAFCNTFHILRPTKAPGFVYAWLELISHRIFIARMLAHTPQQKGWPMYAQLLIDLFKYLAPFLRNVELNKPMQILYKGTLRVLLVLLHDFPEFLCDYHYGFCDVIPPNCIQLRNLILSAFPRNMRLPDPFTPNLKVDMLSEINIAPRILTNFTGVMPSQFKKDLDSYLKTRSPVTFLSELRSNLQVGGATLGPWKHLQQSDTSLDQVSNEPGNRYNIQLINALVLYVGTQAIAHIHNKGSTPSMSTITHSAHMDIFQNLAVDLDTEGRYLFLNAIANQLRYPNSHTHYFSCTMLYLFAEANTEAIQEQITRVLLERLIVNRPHPWGLLITFIELIKNPAFKFWSHDFVHCAPEIEKLFQSVAQCCMGQKQAQQVMEGTGAS, from the exons ATTTTCCGCAGGAGCGCTGTCCTGTGGTGCTCGCACCACTTCTGTACCCTGAGAAACGGGACATTCTCATGGATAGGATCTTGCCAGACTCTGGAGAGTTAACCAAGACCATGATGGAAAGTTCGCTTGCTGAGTTTATGCAGGAAGTTGGTTATGGCTTCTGTGCAAG TGTCGATGAATGCCGAAACATTATCCTGCAATATGGAGTGAGGGAGGTCACTGCAAGTCAGGTGGCCAGAGTGCTGGGCATGATGGCCCGCACACATTCTGGTCTATCTGATGGGATTCCTCTACAG TCCATTTCCACACCTGGTAGTGGCATATGGAGCGATGGGAAGGACAAGAGCGACGGCTCTCAGGCTCACACTTGGAATGTTGAAGTTCTGATAGATGTTGTCAAGGAAGTT AATCCTAATTTGAACTTCAAAGAGGTGACGTATGAGCTGGACCACCCTGGGTTTATGATCCGGGACAGCAAGGGATTACAGATTGTGGTCTATGGGATTCAGAGGGGACTTGGCATGGAGGTCTTCCCTGTGGATCTCATTTATAGACCCTGGAAGCATGCAGAAGGGCAG TTGTCATTCATCCAGCACTCCTTGATGAATCCTGATGTGTTCTGCTTTGCTGATTATCCCTGTCACACCGTCGCCATTGACATCTTGAAGGCTCCCCCTGAAGACGATAACCGGGAGATAGCTACCTG GAAAAGTCTGGACCTGGTGGAGAGTCTCCTGCGACTGTCTGAGGTGGGCCAGTATGACCAGGTGAAGCAGCTCTTCAGCTTTCCCATCAAGCACTGCCCAGACATGCTGGTGCTTGCCCTGCTGCAGATCAGCACGTCCTGGCACACGCTGCGGCATGAGCTCATCTCCACCCTCATGCCCATCTTCCTGGGAAACCATCCCAACTCTGCCATCATCCTGCACTACGCCTGGCATGGACAG GGCCAGTCCCCTTCTATCCGCCAGCTCATCATGCACTCAATGGCAGAGTGGTACATGAGAGGGGAGCAGTATGACCAAGCCAAGCTTTCACGCATATTAGATGTGGCTCAGGACTTAAAG TCTCTCTCCATGCTGCTAAATGGTACTCCATTTGCCTTTGTAATTGACCTTGCTGCACTTGCCTCTCGCCGTGAATACCTCAAACTTGACAAATGGCTGACCGATAAAATCCGAGAGCACGGG gaGCCCTTCATCCAAGCCTGTGTGACATTTCTAAAGAGACGCTGCCCCTCCATCATGGGGGGTCTAGCACCTGACAAGGACCAGCCCAAAAGTGCTCAGCTTCCTCCTGAAACACTGGCTACCATGTTGGCGTGTCTGCAGTCTTGTGCTGG CAGTGTGTCCCAGGAGCTTTCTGAAACCATTCTGACCATGGTGGCTAACTGTAGTAATGTAATGAACAAAGCACGCCAGCCACCACCCGGAGTTATGCCAAAGGGCCGCGCTCCAAGCACCAGCAGTCTAGATGCCATCTCTCCAGTCCAG AATATAGAAATTTCCATGACCGGCCTGAATCTGGGCCCATCAGCCACCTCCCACACCCCGAGCATGCCAGGCTTCCCCACCCCACTGGGGGGCTCTGCTTTCAGCAACCCCCAGTCTCCAGCCAAGGGCTTTCCTTCTCTCAACCCAAACCCCAGTGCCACTTTTGGAATAGGTGGTCTCTCCACACAACAACTTCCAG CTCCACTTGGTATTGGCTCTACACTTGGGATGCCAGCAGTCAACAGTGACCCATTTGGCACTAGGAAGAGCACCCCGGGTCTGAACCCACCCACCTTTCAACAGA CTGACCTATCTCAGGTTTGGCCTGAGGCTAACCAGCACTTTAGCAAGGAAATTGATGATGAGGCCAACAGCTACTTCCAGCGCATCTATAACcatcccccacaccccaccatGTCTGTTGATGAG GTGTTGGAGATGCTGCAGAGGTTTAAGGACTCCAGTATCAAACGTGAGCGTGAAGTGTTCAACTGTATGCTGAGGAACCTGTTTGAGGAGTATCGCTTCTTCCCACAGTACCCAGACAAAGAGTTGCACATCACAGCTTGTCTGTTTGGGGGCATCATTGAGAAGGGCCTAGTCACATACATGGCTCTGGGGCTGGCACTGAGATATGTTCTTGAAGCCTTAAGAAAACCCTTTGGATCCAAAATGTATTACTTTGGGATTGCTGCACTAGATAGGTTTAAAAATAG GCTAAAGGATTATCCACAGTATTGTCAGCACTTGGCATCCATAGCTCATTTTCTCCAATTCCCCCATCATTTACAAGAG TGTGTGCAGTATATCGAGTATGGACAGCAGTCACGGGACCCCCCTGTGAAGATGCAGGGCACCATCACCACACCAGGCAGTGTAGCGCTGGCTCAGGCCCAGTCCCAGGCCCCCAAAGCACCTCAGGCTGGGCAGGCCAGCACCCTTGTCACcactgctaccaccaccaccaccgctgccaaaaccaccaccatcaccaggCCCACTGCTGTCAACTTTAAGAAAGATGTGCCA cCCTCTATAAATACAACAAACATTGACACACTGCTGGTGGCCACTGATCAAACAGAGAGGATTGTAGAGCCACCTGAGAATGTGCAAGAGAAAATTGCCTTCATCTTCAACAACCTCTCTCAATCCAACATGTCCCAAAAG GTTGAGGAGCTAAAGGAGACCGTAAAGGAGGAGTTCATGCCCTGGGTATCTCAGTACCTAGTCATGAAGAGGGTCAGCATTGAGCCAAATTTCCACAGCTTGTATTCTAACTTCCTGGATACACTGAAGAACCCAGAGTTTGTGAAGATGGTTCTGAATGAGACTTACCGGAACATCAAG GTCCTTCTTACCTCTGACAAGGCAGCTGCTAACTTTTCTGATCGCTCCCTGCTGAAGAACTTGGGACACTGGCTGGGGATGATTACTCTTGCAAAAAACAAGCCCATCTTATATCAG GATCTGGAATTGAAATCACTGCTGCTTGAGGCCTATGTCAAAGGCCAGCAGGAGCTGCTGTATGTGGTACCATTTGTTGCCAAAGTCCTTGAGTCCAGCCTCCGCAGCGTG GTCTTCAGACCCCTGAATCCTTGGACAATGGCCATTATGAATGTACTGGCAGAGCTGCATCAGGAACACGACTTAAAG TTGAACCTGAAGTTTGAAATTGAGGTTCTGTGTAAGAACTTGTCACTGGACATCAACGACCTGAAGCCGGGGAACCTGCTGAAGGACAAGGACACACTGAAGAACCTGGAGGAGCAGCTGTCTGCACCAAAGAAGGAGACCAAGCCGCCTGAAGAGATGTTGCCTGTAGGAGGTACTACAG AATCTCTTCTGTTTGCAGCTGCTCCCTCAGCTCCGGCCACTACCACAGCCTGCACCGCTACCGGTCCCCCCACGCCTCAGTTTAGCTACCATGACATCAATGTGTATGCCCTAGCAGGGCTGGCCCCGCacataaacatcaacatcaat ATCCCCCTGTTGCAGGCCCACCCTCAGCTGAAGCAGTGTGTGCGGCAGTCCATCGAGCGCGCTGTGCAGGAGCTGGTGCACCCTGTGGTGGACCGCTCCATTAAGATCGCCATGACCACCTGCGAGCAGATCGTCAGGAAGGACTTTGCACTGGACTCGGAGGAGTCCCGCATGCGGGTGGCTGCCCATCACATGATGCGCAACCTGACCGCCGGCATGGCTATGATCACCTGTAGAGAGCCACTCCTCATGAGCATCGCCACCAACCTCAAGAACAGCTTTGCTGCAGCACTTAGG GCTCCCACCcctcagcagagagagatgatggaggaGGCGGCCGCTCGCATTGCCCAGGACAACTGCGAGCTGGCTTGTTGCTTCATTCAGAAGACAGCCGTGGAGAAGGCCGGTCCCGAGATGGACAAACGGCTGGCCACA GAGTTTGAATTAAGGAAGCATGCCCGCCAGGAGGGCCGGCGCTACTGCGACCCCGTGGTGCTCACCTACCAGGCCGAGCGCATGCCCGAGCAGATCAGACTGAAG GTGGGTGGTGTGGACCCAAAGCAGCTGGCTGTTTATGAGGAGTTTGCCCGAAATGTCCCTGGCTTCCTCCCAAGCAATGATCTGTCTCAGCCCACAGGATTCCTGGCCCAACCAATGAAG cgtccccaggcggaaaaccaaccttgcaacattgaggctaccgtcccggaaagagaa CAGCAGGCATGGGCCACTGATGACGTGGCTCAGATCTATGACAAGTGCATTGCAGATCTGGAGCAGCACTTGCATGCCATCCCCCCAGCCCTGGCCATGAACCCACAGACCCAGGCTCTGCGCAGCCTGCTGGAGGCCGTGGTGCTCGCACGCAACTCCCGTGATGGCATCGCCGCCCTGGGCCTGCTCCAGAAG GCTGTGGAGGGCTTGCTGGATGCCACCAGTGGTGCAGATCCAGACCTGCTCCTGCGCTACAGAGAATGCCACCTGCTGGTGCTCAAAGCACTCCAGGATGGACGGGCCTACGGCCCACAGTGGTGCAACAAGCAGATCACCAG ATGCCTGATTGAATGCCGTGACGAGTACAAATACAATGTGGAGGCAGTGGAGCTGCTGATCAGGAATCACCTGGTGAACATGCAGCAGTATGACCTGCATCTGGCACAG TCGATGGAGAACGGGCTGCATTACATGGCAGTGGCATTCGCCATGCAGCTGGTCAAGTTGCTGCTCGTAGATGAGCGCAGCGTGAGCCACATCACAGAGGCCGACCTCTTTCACACCATCGAGACCCTGATGAGGACCAGCGCCCACTCCAGAGCTAATGCCCCAGAAgg GCTGCCCCAGCTGATGGATGTGGTCCGCTCCAACTATGAAGCCATGATTGACCGTGCTCACGGCGGTCCCAACTTCATGATGCACTCTGGGATCTCCCAGGCATCTGAGTACGATGACCCTCCAGGCCTCCGAGAGAAGGCCGAGTACCTGCTGAGGGAGTGGGTCAACCTGTACCATTCTGCAGCCGCCGGCCGGGACAGTACCAAAGCCTTCTCTGCTTTTGTGGGCCAG ATGCACCAGCAGGGCATTCTCAAGACGGATGACTTGATCACGCGCTTCTTCCGTCTCTGCACTGAGATGTGTGTGGAGATCAGCTACCGGGCGCAAGCAGAGCAGCAGCACAACCCTGCTGCCAGCGCAGCCATCATCAGAGCCAAATGCTACCACAACCTGGATGCCTTTGTGCGCCTCATCGCTCTTCTGGTCAAACACTCTGGAGAGGCCACCAACACGGTCACCAAGATCAACCTGCTCAACAAA GTGCTCGGCATTGTGGTCGGTGTTCTGATCCAGGACCATGATGTGAGACAGACGGAGTTCCAGCAGCTGCCTTACCACCGCATCTTCAtcatgctgctgctggagctcaATGCCCCTGAGCACGTCCTGGAGACCATCAACTTCCAGACCCTCACTGCCTTCTG CAATACCTTTCACATCTTGAGGCCTACAAAAGCCCCTGGCTTTGTCTACGCATGGCTGGAGCTGATTTCTCACAGAATCTTCATTGCCAGAATGCTAGCACACACCCCACAGCAGAAG gGTTGGCCTATGTATGCCCAGCTGCTCATTGATCTGTTCAAGTACTTAGCCCCCTTCCTGAGGAATGTCGAGCTCAACAAACCTATGCAAATCCTGTACAAG GGCACTCTCCGTGTGCTTCTGGTCCTGCTCCATGATTTCCCAGAATTTCTGTGTGACTACCATTATGGCTTCTGTGACGTCATCCCTCCCAACTGCATCCAGCTGCGAAACCTGATCCTGAGTGCCTTCCCTCGCAACATGAGACTTCCAGACCCCTTCACCCCCAATCTGAAG GTGGACATGTTGAGTGAAATTAACATTGCTCCACGCATCCTCACTAACTTTACTGGAGTGATGCCCTCCCAATTTAAGAAGGATCTGGACTCCTACCTGAAGACGCGCTCTCCTGTCACCTTCCTCTCTGAGCTGCGCAGCAACCTGCAGGTAGGGGGCGCCACTCTGGGTCCCTGGAAGCACTTACAGCAAAGCGACACATCCTTAGACCAG GTGTCCAATGAGCCTGGCAATCGCTACAATATTCAGCTGATCAATGCGCTGGTGTTGTATGTGGGCACTCAGGCCATCGCTCACATTCACAACAAGGGCAGCACCCCCTCTATGAGCACcatcacacactctgcacacatgGACATCTTCCAGAACCTTGCTGTGGACCTGGACACTGAGG GCCGCTATCTGTTCCTGAACGCAATTGCCAACCAGCTCCGCTACCCGAACAGCCACACACATTACTTCAGCTGCACCATGCTTTACTTGTTTGCTGAAGCTAACACAGAGGCTATTCAGGAGCAAATCACCAG GGTCCTGCTGGAGAGGCTGATTGTGAACAGGCCGCATCCATGGGGATTGCTCATCACCTTCATTGAGCTCATCAAGAACCCGGCCTTTAAGTTCTGGAGCCACGACTTTGTCCACTGCGCTCCAGAGATCGAGAA GTTGTTCCAGTCGGTGGCTCAGTGCTGTATGGGGCAGAAGCAGGCCCAGCAGGTGATGGAGGGCACAGGGGCCAGCTAG